In the Candidatus Omnitrophota bacterium genome, ATCTTCCTTCTCAAGAAGGACCGCGGCGTTGTTGAGGACCGGGATCTGCTCGCCTCCCGGGCCAATGTGGAGGCCCGGCGCGCAGACCTGCTGCTGACGCGCGCAAAGCTTGAGACTCTGGCAGAGGGCCTGGCCTTTTTGCTGCAAGTCCCCTCTCTGAAGGATTCTGTCCCTACCGAGGGACTGAACCCGGGAGAAATCGAAATCTCTGCCGGGGAAGCTCTGAAGCGCGCGCTAAAACAAAGACGGGACCTCCGGCAGGCTGAACTGGACTTGGAAAAGGAAACTCTCGGCGCGCGCATTGCCCGCAGCGAGCTCCTCCCTCAACTGGATCTTTATGGCGCGGTGTCCGGGAATCGTCTGGATGAACACTTTGAGAGCGGCCGCAGCCCTCTTTTTACAGACGAACACCCGACTTATGAGGTAGGCATCACAGGCACTTTGCCTTTGGAAAACCGCAGGGAACGGGCCGCGTTCAAACAAGCCCGGCTGCGCAGGGAAAAAGCTGAACTCGCCTTGGAAGAGCTGCAAAAGAATATTGTTGTGGAGATCGCGGATGCTGTGCGTCAAGTCGAGACCGCAAAGACAAATTCGAGTCTGCGCGAAAAAATCGCCGACCTTCAAGCCCAAAAACTTAAGGCCGAAGAAAACCAGTTCGAATTAGGACGCAGCCGCAGCAAGGACGTAATCGATTTTCAGCAGGATCTCTATACTTCGCAACTCCTGCACAACGCCTCTCTGCTGGCCTACCGCCGGGCGCTAACCAAGTTACAGCTTACCCAAAACCAACTCCTCGTATATTTTGAGGATGAGATCAAGAAAGAATTCACCCATTGAATCCAGCAGAATTTTCCGTAAAGAACAGTCTCTTCGTTAACCTTTTTGCTGTGTTCCTCATGGTCGCCGGGCTGGCCGCCACCTTTGCCATGAACCGGGAGGCTTTCCCCAACTTCTCCTTTGATATCGTGGTTGTGCAAACTCTCTATCCTGGCGCGCCTCCGGAGCAGGTAGAAAAGCTGGTCACCATACCCATTGAAAAAGAAATCCGGTCCCTCGACTACATTGATGAAATCA is a window encoding:
- a CDS encoding TolC family protein yields the protein MNRSNTRPSNIFLIALLSLALGSVSTVCAQEPEVHSFAKAGLSLDEAFRLALAHNFQVRVALLDQQDARQNLMQARSRYDTTLNLGVDYSMDKREQSSVIMGTKSTAGHLRMGLSKDLPTGTTLGLDWVNTRSTSSSGFVANPELYDEQLRLSAHQDLLQNFAGIVDRGTVRLTELSVDQIDLDTLNRIESTLAEVSDQYYAWAEAGLAVEIQEMALQKAEELLEIFLLKKDRGVVEDRDLLASRANVEARRADLLLTRAKLETLAEGLAFLLQVPSLKDSVPTEGLNPGEIEISAGEALKRALKQRRDLRQAELDLEKETLGARIARSELLPQLDLYGAVSGNRLDEHFESGRSPLFTDEHPTYEVGITGTLPLENRRERAAFKQARLRREKAELALEELQKNIVVEIADAVRQVETAKTNSSLREKIADLQAQKLKAEENQFELGRSRSKDVIDFQQDLYTSQLLHNASLLAYRRALTKLQLTQNQLLVYFEDEIKKEFTH